The Flavobacterium psychrophilum genome includes a region encoding these proteins:
- a CDS encoding thiamine-phosphate pyrophosphorylase, with amino-acid sequence MSRPFLSRLYLVISQEACLGRDIVEVAEQAVKGGVDLIQLREKHLDTDDFIATALRLREMLDTHAVPLIINDNLQVAIESKAFGIHVGNTDIPPSVIKRDWTECGLLGYSVEYIEQLSNNEIHYADYLGVSPVFSTPTKTDTVTEWGLEGIRNIRSLTDKPLVAIGNMSMTNAYDVIKAGADCLAVVSAICGADNPAQAAWAIRNEIEKAL; translated from the coding sequence ATGTCTAGACCATTCTTAAGCCGTCTGTATCTGGTTATAAGTCAGGAAGCCTGTCTTGGCCGTGATATAGTTGAGGTTGCCGAACAAGCTGTAAAAGGCGGTGTAGACCTTATTCAGCTTCGTGAAAAACATCTTGATACCGATGATTTTATAGCGACAGCCCTCCGGCTGAGAGAAATGCTCGATACACACGCAGTTCCCCTAATTATAAACGATAATCTTCAGGTTGCGATAGAGAGCAAGGCCTTCGGAATTCATGTTGGCAATACCGATATTCCTCCATCTGTAATAAAACGGGATTGGACTGAATGCGGTTTGCTGGGTTATTCTGTTGAATATATAGAACAGCTTTCTAACAATGAGATTCATTATGCCGATTATCTCGGAGTAAGCCCAGTGTTCAGCACGCCTACTAAAACAGACACAGTTACAGAGTGGGGACTTGAAGGAATACGAAATATTAGAAGTCTGACTGATAAACCATTGGTCGCTATAGGTAATATGAGCATGACGAATGCTTATGATGTTATTAAAGCAGGCGCCGATTGCCTTGCAGTGGTATCGGCAATTTGCGGGGCAGATAATCCTGCACAGGCAGCTTGGGCAATTAGGAATGAAATAGAGAAAGCATTATGA
- a CDS encoding hydroxymethylpyrimidine kinase (catalyzes the formation hydroxymethylpyrimidine phosphate from hydroxymethylpyrimidine and the formation of of 4-amino-2-methyl-5-diphosphomethylpyrimidine from hydroxymethylpyrimidine phosphate), with the protein MKKLYKYPTVLTIAGTDPSGGAGIQADLKTFASLGCYGMSVITALVAQNTTGVKAIHSVPPDFVEAQLLSVLEDIRPDAIKIGMVHSVALVNVIAEVLTQYPDIPVVFDPVMIATSGDRLIEEDTVNAIVEKLFPLSTLITPNMDEAALLAGIAVVNEQDMQEAVTKITGLGVSALLLKGGHLQSQQLTSILADAGGIIKTFTSEKIITKNVHGSGCTLSSAIASFIAREYALTDAVAQAQEYVHGAIYHAADVVAGKGNGPLNHSYNPIKMIKNEMV; encoded by the coding sequence ATGAAAAAACTATATAAATATCCCACTGTGCTTACCATTGCGGGTACAGATCCGAGTGGGGGAGCCGGTATACAGGCCGACCTTAAGACATTTGCATCATTAGGTTGTTATGGCATGAGTGTTATTACGGCACTGGTAGCCCAAAACACAACTGGCGTAAAAGCGATACATAGCGTTCCGCCTGATTTTGTGGAAGCCCAATTATTATCGGTTTTAGAAGATATCCGCCCCGATGCCATTAAAATAGGTATGGTGCACAGTGTAGCACTGGTAAATGTCATTGCTGAGGTTCTAACTCAATATCCTGACATTCCTGTGGTGTTCGATCCGGTTATGATTGCTACCAGTGGTGATCGCCTTATCGAAGAAGATACAGTAAATGCCATTGTGGAGAAACTTTTCCCGCTGTCAACACTTATAACACCAAATATGGACGAAGCTGCTTTGCTTGCAGGAATTGCTGTAGTGAATGAACAGGATATGCAGGAAGCAGTAACAAAAATTACAGGTCTTGGAGTATCAGCTTTATTGCTAAAAGGAGGGCATCTTCAATCACAACAGCTAACTTCTATTTTAGCAGATGCAGGTGGCATAATAAAAACATTTACTTCCGAAAAAATAATAACTAAAAATGTACACGGTTCGGGTTGTACGTTATCATCGGCTATAGCATCATTCATTGCCAGGGAATACGCACTTACCGATGCTGTTGCGCAAGCGCAGGAGTATGTACACGGTGCTATTTACCATGCGGCAGATGTTGTGGCTGGAAAAGGTAACGGCCCGCTAAACCATTCGTATAACCCCATAAAAATGATTAAGAATGAAATGGTCTGA
- a CDS encoding hydroxyethylthiazole kinase (catalyzes the formation of 4-methyl-5-(2-phosphoethyl)-thiazole and ADP from 4-methyl-5-(2-hydroxyethyl)-thiazole and ATP) gives MKESLWNAILSVRKNAPLVHNITNYVVMNTTANALLAVGASPIMAHAHKEVEDMVAICGASVINIGTLDDYWVESMLKAAAKAHELGKPWILDPVGAGATAYRDGVAAKLLAYKPTVIRGNASEIMALAKLGASATKGVDSVHQSTEAIDAAKWLNENTGSIVCISGATDVVVSRNKQIHIYNGHPLMQKVTGLGCTASALVAAFAANATDKLYATASAMALLGIAGELSEKISNGPGSLQLNILDKLFNITREEFFTNLRIDSQDV, from the coding sequence ATGAAAGAGTCTCTTTGGAATGCAATCCTTTCCGTTCGGAAAAATGCTCCCCTTGTACACAATATTACTAATTATGTGGTTATGAATACTACTGCCAACGCATTACTAGCCGTTGGTGCATCGCCTATTATGGCACATGCCCATAAAGAAGTTGAAGATATGGTGGCTATCTGCGGTGCTTCTGTAATTAATATTGGCACGTTAGATGACTATTGGGTAGAAAGTATGCTAAAAGCAGCTGCAAAAGCACATGAATTGGGTAAACCCTGGATACTAGATCCTGTAGGTGCAGGGGCAACTGCCTATCGTGATGGTGTTGCAGCAAAATTACTAGCTTATAAACCAACAGTTATCCGTGGAAATGCTTCAGAAATCATGGCGTTGGCAAAACTCGGTGCATCTGCGACAAAAGGTGTAGATAGTGTACACCAAAGTACCGAGGCTATTGATGCTGCAAAATGGCTGAATGAAAATACGGGCAGTATAGTTTGTATTTCCGGTGCTACAGATGTAGTAGTGTCTAGAAATAAACAAATCCATATATACAACGGTCATCCGCTTATGCAAAAGGTAACCGGGCTTGGTTGTACAGCATCGGCACTGGTAGCTGCATTTGCCGCTAACGCAACCGATAAACTTTATGCTACAGCCTCAGCAATGGCCTTATTGGGCATCGCCGGAGAACTATCCGAAAAAATAAGCAATGGACCCGGTAGCCTTCAGTTAAATATTTTGGATAAACTGTTTAACATCACTCGGGAAGAATTTTTTACAAATCTAAGAATCGATTCGCAGGATGTCTAG
- a CDS encoding transcriptional regulator, whose protein sequence is MKWSENAWAEALPIYNDITAMPFIKELVAGTLDVEKFKYYLQQDAHYLEYFARALAIIAAKAQDVDIMLDFIRFSEGAIVVERALHDSYFKEYNIDERVAMSPTCHHYVHYLQSTVYMADAAIGMAAVLPCFWIYQKVGEYILSIQQKDENRYQNWIATYGGEEFGLLVQKAIAICDTAAENSTPQQQLKMTEAFITASRLEFSFWDSAYKLEGWYR, encoded by the coding sequence ATGAAATGGTCTGAAAATGCATGGGCAGAAGCATTGCCTATATACAATGATATAACAGCTATGCCTTTTATTAAAGAGTTGGTAGCAGGAACGCTGGATGTCGAGAAATTTAAATATTACTTACAGCAAGACGCACATTACCTTGAGTATTTTGCAAGGGCGTTGGCTATTATTGCCGCCAAAGCTCAGGATGTAGATATTATGTTAGACTTTATACGCTTTTCTGAAGGTGCAATAGTGGTAGAAAGGGCATTGCACGATTCTTATTTTAAAGAATATAACATAGATGAGCGTGTGGCTATGTCGCCTACATGCCATCATTATGTACATTATCTACAGAGCACTGTTTATATGGCCGATGCCGCAATTGGCATGGCGGCCGTGCTTCCCTGTTTTTGGATCTACCAAAAGGTAGGGGAGTACATATTGAGCATTCAGCAGAAAGACGAAAATCGTTACCAAAACTGGATTGCTACCTATGGTGGTGAAGAATTTGGGTTACTTGTACAAAAAGCTATTGCTATTTGCGATACAGCGGCAGAAAACAGCACACCTCAGCAACAGCTAAAAATGACAGAAGCATTTATAACAGCCAGCCGCCTGGAATTTTCTTTCTGGGATAGTGCTTATAAACTTGAAGGATGGTATAGGTAA
- a CDS encoding histidine kinase, whose protein sequence is MKTNGDIILIEDDADDREILIEAFDQVMTENNYDNRLIVIEDSSVVINYLKSTKTRPFLLLSDINMPKVDGFTLRDQINKDPELRERCSPYLFLTTSDRVDYISKASQRSIQGYFSKPVTFSGYKKLIADILSYWKLNKTA, encoded by the coding sequence ATGAAAACAAATGGCGATATAATACTCATCGAAGACGATGCCGACGACAGAGAAATACTCATAGAGGCATTTGACCAGGTTATGACGGAAAATAATTATGACAACAGGCTCATAGTTATCGAAGACAGCTCGGTGGTCATTAATTATCTTAAATCTACAAAAACAAGGCCTTTCCTGCTTTTGTCAGATATCAATATGCCTAAAGTTGACGGCTTTACACTAAGAGACCAGATAAATAAAGATCCTGAATTAAGAGAGAGGTGTTCGCCATATTTGTTCCTTACTACATCAGATCGAGTTGACTACATATCTAAAGCATCTCAGCGATCTATACAGGGCTATTTTTCTAAGCCGGTAACATTTTCAGGCTATAAAAAACTTATCGCTGATATATTATCATACTGGAAATTAAATAAAACAGCATAA